In Deltaproteobacteria bacterium, the genomic window TGCCAACGGCATCGTTAATGACGTACGTGATGGGCCTCGAAGCTGCGAAGTCACGCCCTGCGAGCGAAGCAGAACGGAAGGAAATGCAGCGACTCCTCAATGAAGGGATGGAAGCCGGCCTGTGTGGCTTCTCCATTCAACGCTTAGGCCCGAATTCCGTGCAGGCTGACTACGATGGCTCACCGATGGTGACTGACACCATGTCCGATCAGGATATCCTCAATCTTGGTGAAGTGTTGCGTCGTCGTGGAGACGGATTCATTCAGATCACCCAAGCCGCTGGTGAAATTAAGAAAGACCTCGCCTTCCTGGAAAGATTAGCCGCAGTTGCGCAACGCCCGATTCTGCACAATGCGATTGTTCCCGCACGCAAAGATCCCAAGGTACACCGTCGCAGCTTGCAATGGCTGGAGCGGGTACGAGCCAAAGGCCTGCCGATTTATGGTCAGACCGGAACTGTCCGCACTGGGTTCGCCTTCACGCTCGAACACTGGAACCTGTACGATGCCAGCCCGGCATGGCGTGAACTCACCACTGGTACCAAGAAAGAAAAACTGGCGAAGATGCAAAACCCGGCATTGCGCGAAGCGGTAAAGCGCGAGGCCGAGGAAGCAGATCGCCGTCTGCAAGTCATTCAAGCCGGTGTCGGCGGCGCGATTCCTACGTTGATCGTGCAGAGCGATGGTGGCAAACCAGCGCTAGAAAAATATGTGGGCAAGTCACTTGGTCAGATCGCCCAAGAAGAGAACAAGACGCCGATCGATGTCATGCTCGATCTGTCGATTGCCAGCGAACTTGGCGTCGAATTCCTTGGTCCGAACAAAGGATTCAATGGCGAGTTCATGGCCGAGATGATCAATGATTCAGACTACACCTTCCCTGGCGTGTCCGATGGCGGAGCCCACACCAAGTTCTTCACAGGTGGCGCGTTTACTACGGACTTCCTCAGCTGGTTGGTGCGTGACGAGCAACGCATTACGCTCGAAGAGGCCCATTATCGTATGTCCGCCCTACCTGCGAAGGCGGCGGGGTTCCAGGATCGCGGCGTGTTGAAGCCTGGCTGGGCTGCTGATGTTGTTGTTTATGATCTCAATGGCCTGGGCATCGAACCTGACTGGATTGGTGAGGTCGTGCACGACTTCCCGGGCGGTGAATGGCGTCGCATCCAACGCGCCAAAGGCTACCACTCGATTATCGTCAACGGCGAGGAAACCTTCCGTGATGGCAAATGCACCGGTGCAACGCCAGGGCGTTTGTTACGTCATGGACGCTAGGGTAAACCTTCGTAACTGCGAGTTATAGACGGTAGACAGTAAGTCCTTCCCGTCGCTTTGATTAATGGCGGTGTGCGCAATGACAGGTGTTCTGTCATTGCGCACACCGTGATGCAACGAGTGGCCGAGCAGCGTCACTCTGCTTGAGGCAGCACTTACCCTGCACCCCGGTGGGAACGTTGGTGCATCCCTCTCACGCGACTTTGGCCATCGTGTCGTGTCCCAGGAACCCGCTAACCACTCGTGCAAACTCGGCTGGCTGGTCGAGTTCGGCGACGTGACCGGCATTGCGCAACGTTGCGAGTCGCGACCCCTTGATATTCGCTTGCCAGGCAGGACCGTAGCCTGGTGGGACAATCACATCCTTGTCGCTCGTCACAACCAGTGTCGGAGCTTTGATCCGGGCCATACGCCGCTTGATGCCGGTATCCGGAATCGGCCACAGAAATTTTGCACTCGCGCGCAGGTTCAGCAACTCCTCGACAAGTGCGTCCATTTTGTCACGCCCGGTGAACAGATGTTTCTGCCGTCCCTCTGGATCGGCGAACAAGATCGCAGACGGCATGCCTGGGTGCTGCGCGAACGGGTCCTCGCCACCGACCTCGTCCAGCCACAACCCGACGGGATTGACCAAGACCAGGCGTTGCACGCGCTGTGGAACAATAGCCGCAAGCTCGGCAGCCATCCACGCGCCGATACTCACACCAACGACATGGGCAGAGGTCAGTCCGAACGCGTCAAGGATGTCACACTGGTGTAGGAGCAGATCAAGCGGCCCGGCATCGAAGTCAGGAAGCTGATCCTTGGCTGGTCCCCAGCCTGGCGCGTACGGAGCGATAACGTCGTAGGACTTGGCCAGCAGTTCGAGGGCTGGTTCGAAGCCGGCTAACCCAAGCATGTGGTGTAAGTACAACAGTGGAGTCCCACGCCCAACGCGGTAGTAATACACCTCGCGGGCGTCAGGGCCGACTTGGATTTTGTGCATATCCATCAGCTTGCCTCCTTCATCTGCGTCGTGTTGGTGTGCACTGGCAGTGTAACTTGGCGCGGCACAGCTCGGTCTTGTGACGGCATCGGTTTTGGCGACCAGTGATCCTGGTAGTCTTTCCAGATACCTTTCATCTGCGGCATCACCTTTTCGGCAAACAACTTCGTCGAGTACTGACACAGCTCATTGGGCATATCGCCAAAGTGGAGCAAACACACTAAGTGACCGACCTTGAGCGAGGTGGCGACTTGGTGGATTTGTTCGGCGACGTGGTCTGGGTTGCCAGCCACGATAAAGCCGTTCTTCACCATCTCTTCCCACGATAAGGAAGCCGCCTGATTGAGAGCGGACGACTGCCCTGCCATTTGCGACGCGAGACCAGCGCGGAGCGTGGGTTCTGTGCGGTAACCGGGCGCATCGGCAAAGCCCGGATGAATGTGCAGACAGCGTGAGAAGAAATAGCGCGCATGTTTTTCATATAAGCGCTTGGCTTCCGCCTCCGTCTCGGCGATACAAATCTGTTGGGCAAACGCGGCTTGATAGGGATTGAAGTCCTGACCCAACTCTTCCATACGCTGCCAAAAGCCTTGCATGAGCTGCGCACCACGC contains:
- a CDS encoding amidohydrolase family protein, translating into MAEYDLHIKGGTVVDGTRAPRRQADVWIKDGKIAQVGGKAEGTAKRTIDAGGLIVAPGFIDLHTHYDAQIRWDPYCTISGWHGVTSVVLGNCGFGFAPVKPDFRERSMLTMTRTEAIPYDAMKVGMHWDWETIPQYLDSLDRTTKGVNCIQYMPTASLMTYVMGLEAAKSRPASEAERKEMQRLLNEGMEAGLCGFSIQRLGPNSVQADYDGSPMVTDTMSDQDILNLGEVLRRRGDGFIQITQAAGEIKKDLAFLERLAAVAQRPILHNAIVPARKDPKVHRRSLQWLERVRAKGLPIYGQTGTVRTGFAFTLEHWNLYDASPAWRELTTGTKKEKLAKMQNPALREAVKREAEEADRRLQVIQAGVGGAIPTLIVQSDGGKPALEKYVGKSLGQIAQEENKTPIDVMLDLSIASELGVEFLGPNKGFNGEFMAEMINDSDYTFPGVSDGGAHTKFFTGGAFTTDFLSWLVRDEQRITLEEAHYRMSALPAKAAGFQDRGVLKPGWAADVVVYDLNGLGIEPDWIGEVVHDFPGGEWRRIQRAKGYHSIIVNGEETFRDGKCTGATPGRLLRHGR
- a CDS encoding alpha/beta hydrolase, giving the protein MDMHKIQVGPDAREVYYYRVGRGTPLLYLHHMLGLAGFEPALELLAKSYDVIAPYAPGWGPAKDQLPDFDAGPLDLLLHQCDILDAFGLTSAHVVGVSIGAWMAAELAAIVPQRVQRLVLVNPVGLWLDEVGGEDPFAQHPGMPSAILFADPEGRQKHLFTGRDKMDALVEELLNLRASAKFLWPIPDTGIKRRMARIKAPTLVVTSDKDVIVPPGYGPAWQANIKGSRLATLRNAGHVAELDQPAEFARVVSGFLGHDTMAKVA